CTGGAAAGTCCTTTTGCACAGACGATGATGTCGGGTTCTAGTTTCCAATGTTCAAAGGCAAAACGTTTGCCTGTTCTTCCAAAACCCGTCATGACTTCATCGATGATCAAAAGCAGTTCATGTTTTTTGCAAATTTCAGCAACTTTTGGCCAATACTCATCGACAGGCACAATGGCTCCACCACTAGCACCAATTATGGGTTCGGCAATGAAGCCAGCAATACTCTTTGCGGTTTCTTCATTGAGCAGTTCTTCTAAAACTTCTGCACAAGCAATGCCACAGGATGGATAAGTCTTTGACCATGGGCAGCGATAACAATAAGGAGGTGGGATTTTAGGCCAATCGAATAGACAATGTTCGAGATTTTTCCTTCTTAAAAAATTTCCACTTGCGGACAATGCTCCAAGAGTAGTTCCATGGTAAGAAGTATATCGAGAAAGTATTTTGTTCTTCCAAGGCTTGTTTTCCATTGCCTGATATAAAAAAGTAAAACGCAAAGCCGATTCTACAGATTCCGCTCCACCAGTTGTAAAATAAAACCTGTAAGTTTGGGAAAACCAACTGGATAATCTTTTAACCAGATCTTCCAAAGGTTTTGATGTCCAGAGAGGAAAGATGTAATTGAGATTTCTTATCTGCTCCAGGGCTATTTCTGCAAGTTCTTCTCTCCCTTGACCGATGTTGACAACTACGGCTCCTGAAGCTGCATCAATGATCTTCTTCCCTTCTTTGGTGTAAAGATAAATGCCATGGGCTTTCTCTATTGATAAGGAGGGGATATCGGTTAGGGGTTTAAAGAAATGTAAAGAGGAAGGGATCATTGCCTTGTCCATTTTTATAAGCTGTAAACTTACTGTAAGGGTAACCCAAAAGAAAGGGAGAATAGATTGGAATTTTGCGTTTAAAAAAGAGAAAATTTCAAACTATGATCGGATTTAAAAAGATATCCCCACTTACCGCTTTTTCAATCGTTGTTGCAAACATGATTGGAACAGGGGTCTTTACGACGGTGGGGTTTCAGATTAAAGAGATCTCTTCTCCTTTTGTCATTCTCTCTATATGGGTAATGGGTGGAATCATTGCTTTGAGTGGTGCTCTTTGTTATGCTGAACTAGGAGCTATTTTTCAACGATCGGGAGGAGAATATCTTTTTTTAAGTAAGATTTATCATCCGATCATAGGTTTTTTGGCGGGATGGCTTTCAGTGACCGTTGGTTTTGCTGCTCCTTCTGCTGCAACGGCGATGGCTATGGGAAAATATTTTAGTTATGTTTTCCCTGGCATCCCGCCACTTTGGATTTCCCTTTTTCTATCGATTTTCGTTTATGTTTTTCATCTTTTGAGTGTGAGATGGGAGTCAATTTTTCAAAATATTTTCATCGTCATAGAAATGGGGCTAATCCTATTTTTTATTTTTTATGGTTTTGGACATATTGATGTAGAAAAGGTTAATCTTTTACCTCAAGCTGGAGATTTTTCGGTTTTTTTTAGCCCTCCTTTCGCCTTATGTTTTATATATACCCTCTATTCGTATTCGGGTTGGAATGCTGCAGCCTATATTGCTGGAGAAATAAAAAATCCTAAAAAAAATATCCCCTTATCCCTCATCTTAGGGACAACCGTGGTTATGATTATATACAGCTTACTTAATGCTCTATTTGTTTTTTCTGTTCCCAAGGAACAGATTTCAGGTCAAATCGAGGTCGGAGCGATTGTGGCAAGACAAATTTTTGGGAATTGGGGAAGCCGGTTCGCCGGTTTCCTGATTGGTATTAGCCTTCTTTCTTCTTTGAGTGCCATGGCCTGGACAGGCCCAAGAGTGGCTGCAGCCATCGGTGAAGACTATCCTATTTTCAAAATATTAAGTAAACGTTCGAGTAAAGGCGTTCCTTATATGGGCTTAATATTACAAGCATTGATCATGTTTTCTCTGCTATTGAGCTCATCCTTTGCGCGTATA
The DNA window shown above is from Methylacidiphilum caldifontis and carries:
- a CDS encoding aminotransferase family protein, with the translated sequence MDKAMIPSSLHFFKPLTDIPSLSIEKAHGIYLYTKEGKKIIDAASGAVVVNIGQGREELAEIALEQIRNLNYIFPLWTSKPLEDLVKRLSSWFSQTYRFYFTTGGAESVESALRFTFLYQAMENKPWKNKILSRYTSYHGTTLGALSASGNFLRRKNLEHCLFDWPKIPPPYCYRCPWSKTYPSCGIACAEVLEELLNEETAKSIAGFIAEPIIGASGGAIVPVDEYWPKVAEICKKHELLLIIDEVMTGFGRTGKRFAFEHWKLEPDIIVCAKGLSSGYSPMGMIAVKEELVQKCEQKAKSFMFYTYTSNPLGCTVANKVLEIIESERLIEHSNRIGAFLGESLKKALSDHPLVGDIRGKGLFWGVEIVRNKQTKEPFDPKEGCLGKIITSALELGVFFYPCQGMVDGVSGEALLVCPPFTVTEAEIINIVDVLKESLDRLKQALAMT
- a CDS encoding APC family permease — protein: MIGFKKISPLTAFSIVVANMIGTGVFTTVGFQIKEISSPFVILSIWVMGGIIALSGALCYAELGAIFQRSGGEYLFLSKIYHPIIGFLAGWLSVTVGFAAPSAATAMAMGKYFSYVFPGIPPLWISLFLSIFVYVFHLLSVRWESIFQNIFIVIEMGLILFFIFYGFGHIDVEKVNLLPQAGDFSVFFSPPFALCFIYTLYSYSGWNAAAYIAGEIKNPKKNIPLSLILGTTVVMIIYSLLNALFVFSVPKEQISGQIEVGAIVARQIFGNWGSRFAGFLIGISLLSSLSAMAWTGPRVAAAIGEDYPIFKILSKRSSKGVPYMGLILQALIMFSLLLSSSFARIITYVEFSLGLSTVLTVAGVIVLRFKEPTLKRFYSTWGYPFTPLLYVIVESVILLQVFRQRPIESLLGLSTFALGIIVYFFSVKRTAP